One window from the genome of Bdellovibrio sp. NC01 encodes:
- a CDS encoding lysophospholipid acyltransferase family protein, which translates to MKLLVKFFVKIATLISGLMPRQILRKSGAWIGFLWFDVFGFRKKIVLDNLKIAFPEWSDEQRYAVGRESVYQLGYNGLEFFKLPSINNEWLDKNMVSHGWENIEKAAAGGKGMFFLSLHLGNGDFGASSIAMRGQETFIITKRFKTKWFDDIWFSIRGSQGVQYIDAHSPNNAFEILKALKKNAGIVFVLDQYMGKPFGIASTFFGKRTGTAYGLALFVQKTKAPVIPCYTYEGTDKKLHTVFEPAMDLAKYVVDDKDQTIANLTQAFNNKLEEIIRKHPEQWMWVHRRWKDFK; encoded by the coding sequence ATGAAATTATTGGTCAAATTCTTCGTTAAGATTGCGACTCTGATCAGTGGTCTGATGCCACGTCAAATTCTGCGCAAAAGTGGCGCATGGATTGGCTTTTTGTGGTTCGACGTTTTTGGCTTTCGTAAAAAAATCGTTTTAGACAATTTGAAAATCGCCTTTCCCGAGTGGAGCGATGAACAGCGCTATGCTGTCGGTCGCGAATCCGTTTATCAACTGGGCTACAACGGTCTTGAATTCTTTAAACTGCCATCGATTAATAACGAATGGCTTGATAAGAATATGGTTTCTCACGGCTGGGAAAATATCGAAAAAGCCGCTGCAGGCGGGAAGGGCATGTTCTTCCTAAGTCTGCATTTGGGGAACGGTGATTTTGGTGCAAGTTCCATCGCCATGCGCGGGCAGGAAACGTTCATCATTACGAAACGTTTTAAGACGAAATGGTTCGATGATATTTGGTTTTCGATTCGCGGTTCGCAAGGTGTTCAGTACATCGATGCCCATTCTCCGAATAATGCTTTTGAGATTTTAAAAGCCTTAAAGAAGAATGCCGGAATCGTCTTCGTGCTTGATCAGTACATGGGAAAGCCATTTGGAATTGCTTCCACTTTCTTTGGTAAAAGAACGGGAACAGCCTATGGTCTAGCTCTGTTTGTGCAAAAAACCAAAGCTCCGGTGATCCCATGCTACACATACGAGGGAACTGATAAAAAACTTCATACTGTTTTTGAACCAGCGATGGACTTAGCCAAATACGTCGTTGATGATAAAGATCAGACGATAGCTAATTTGACTCAGGCCTTTAATAACAAGCTTGAGGAAATCATCAGAAAGCATCCGGAGCAGTGGATGTGGGTGCATCGTCGATGGAAGGACTTTAAGTGA
- a CDS encoding DUF3108 domain-containing protein: MKYSSFLIISAFLLSSCGTAFLKYDKEDQLKKIDEFDEKVKIVEPNATPTPTPSPAPTAGTVAIPTESKKDLMEGKSSTSKSTKSSSKKSAAATTTAAATATKKPAKSAKGKKAMATDAATEPTAEPSPTRRQPELEDDEGFTGRRPNVDPFRVGEEVIHDVNYFKVSAGTLRMKVDPYATVNGRKAYSFKIFISTSSLFSSFYSVEDSVDIFMDYESLVPSVFQLHVKESGQLREAKMLFNEKDNTATFWEKKVTKKDGVEEKKQNWEILPYTQNVYSAVYYMRFFKWEVGKEYSFRVANDNENLVFSGKALRKEVLDTKLGPMKAIVIQPNIMLKGKFKPIGDNLIWLSDDDRRYILRIEAKIKIGTLVSEVTEIKPGH; encoded by the coding sequence GTGAAGTACAGCTCGTTTCTTATCATCTCAGCATTTCTTCTTTCTTCCTGCGGGACTGCGTTTTTAAAGTACGACAAGGAAGATCAACTAAAGAAGATTGATGAGTTCGACGAGAAAGTGAAGATTGTCGAACCCAATGCCACGCCAACACCAACTCCTTCGCCAGCGCCGACAGCTGGGACTGTGGCGATTCCTACTGAAAGCAAAAAAGATTTAATGGAAGGCAAGTCTTCCACTTCTAAATCAACGAAATCCAGTTCTAAAAAATCAGCAGCAGCGACAACGACTGCGGCTGCAACTGCTACTAAAAAACCTGCGAAGTCAGCCAAAGGAAAAAAAGCCATGGCAACAGATGCAGCTACTGAACCGACAGCAGAGCCATCACCAACGCGTCGTCAACCAGAACTGGAAGACGATGAAGGTTTCACGGGTCGTCGTCCTAATGTGGATCCTTTCCGTGTGGGTGAAGAAGTCATTCACGACGTCAATTACTTCAAAGTGTCAGCGGGTACTTTGCGTATGAAAGTGGACCCGTATGCAACGGTGAATGGTCGTAAAGCGTACTCGTTTAAAATCTTTATCAGTACAAGTTCATTGTTTTCTTCATTCTATAGTGTTGAAGACAGCGTCGACATTTTTATGGATTACGAATCTTTGGTGCCAAGTGTTTTCCAATTGCACGTGAAAGAGTCGGGGCAACTTCGTGAAGCGAAAATGCTTTTCAACGAAAAAGACAACACTGCGACTTTCTGGGAAAAGAAAGTAACGAAAAAAGACGGCGTTGAAGAAAAGAAACAAAACTGGGAAATCTTGCCATACACACAAAACGTATACAGTGCCGTTTACTATATGCGTTTCTTTAAATGGGAAGTGGGCAAAGAGTATTCCTTCCGTGTTGCCAACGATAATGAAAACCTGGTGTTTTCAGGTAAAGCTCTTCGCAAAGAAGTGCTTGATACAAAGCTAGGTCCGATGAAAGCCATCGTCATTCAGCCGAACATTATGCTGAAAGGGAAGTTTAAACCTATTGGTGATAACTTGATTTGGTTGTCAGATGATGATCGCCGATACATCTTGCGTATCGAAGCGAAAATCAAAATTGGTACATTGGTTTCAGAAGTAACGGAAATCAAACCAGGTCACTAG
- a CDS encoding cyclic nucleotide-binding domain-containing protein — MKVEKEKLQFKPFQLTPKDGAGVITISGRNDSFQLSPLQYSYLDVLKNGLSIEGLVQFFLGQGWLVNFRELNTLIQFLVTERVITNPTVVDYFKKALSHDVPMVFSSISNMTGKAAQALNPAELPFFRSLDPALARYLLKGAEVFQVPAQIRLTHSGQTDRDLFILLNGQAAIYKVIDTHRRQMVATLNQGSLFGERGFLLNQPRNADIITTTPSEVLRVKHLPEFDQLIKTEKAQSLQHRFWVMQALLSSPIFKEMPTDSLDALVFAGRLVQAPANQILFQEGQRGNTCYILVQGSAVVTKGGQPINVLNQGSCFGEISLLMSGGVRTATVATQRDCVLLEIQQNDFYKMLSQNLILAKEIETMAASRLQKDSTRPK, encoded by the coding sequence ATGAAAGTTGAAAAAGAAAAGCTCCAGTTTAAGCCCTTTCAACTGACTCCAAAAGATGGAGCCGGTGTGATTACTATTTCCGGGCGTAACGATTCTTTTCAACTCAGTCCCCTGCAATATTCCTATTTAGACGTTTTAAAAAATGGCCTTTCTATTGAAGGCCTTGTGCAATTTTTCTTAGGACAAGGTTGGTTAGTTAATTTCCGTGAACTTAATACGCTGATTCAATTTTTAGTCACCGAGCGTGTGATCACTAATCCCACAGTGGTTGATTATTTTAAAAAAGCTTTAAGTCATGATGTGCCAATGGTGTTTAGCTCGATCAGCAATATGACTGGTAAAGCGGCGCAAGCGTTGAATCCTGCAGAGCTGCCGTTTTTTCGCTCGCTCGATCCAGCATTAGCTCGATACCTTCTAAAGGGCGCGGAAGTGTTTCAAGTTCCCGCGCAAATTCGTCTGACTCATTCAGGGCAAACGGATCGCGATTTGTTCATTCTTTTGAATGGCCAAGCTGCGATTTATAAAGTTATTGATACTCACCGTCGTCAGATGGTTGCGACTTTAAATCAAGGTTCGCTGTTTGGTGAACGCGGATTCTTATTAAATCAACCGCGCAACGCCGATATTATTACGACGACACCGTCAGAAGTTTTGCGCGTTAAACACTTGCCCGAATTTGATCAACTGATCAAAACAGAAAAAGCACAAAGTCTGCAACACCGTTTCTGGGTGATGCAAGCCTTACTGTCATCGCCAATATTTAAAGAGATGCCAACCGATTCACTGGATGCCTTGGTATTTGCCGGTCGCTTAGTCCAAGCCCCTGCCAATCAGATTCTTTTCCAAGAAGGCCAACGCGGAAACACTTGTTATATCTTAGTGCAAGGATCTGCGGTTGTGACCAAAGGTGGCCAGCCAATCAACGTGCTGAACCAAGGTTCTTGCTTTGGCGAGATTTCGCTACTTATGAGTGGCGGAGTGCGCACGGCAACCGTGGCAACCCAACGAGATTGCGTGCTTTTAGAAATCCAACAAAACGATTTCTATAAGATGCTCAGTCAAAATTTAATCTTAGCAAAAGAGATTGAAACAATGGCTGCGAGTCGTCTGCAAAAAGATTCGACTCGCCCGAAATAG
- a CDS encoding glycosyltransferase family 9 protein, with translation MITWVTDAPAHHLLKNHPAIDRVLTTAEVDLLQLSALEFEVALVIDKSLKAVGIVKRTTVDQIFGFTVNVKNGAIIPATEAANELWQLGLDDNQKFFVNQKPETQLMIEALELGEYQRDDYWLPLTYQEELQAGERRASWLQGKSYIIGVNTGCSHVIAHKKLTVAYQRKMIQELQQRFSDAQIVLLGGPEDTERNQQIAEGLSVISSATTSGLRDGLVSVACCDIVITGDSLGMHMAIAQKKQVIAWFGPTCAHEIDIFDRGSKILTQSPCAPCWKRTCEKDIMCYDQVRLGDIIDAVKSSRANCLSRGSTSVDSAIEAL, from the coding sequence ATGATTACATGGGTGACGGATGCCCCGGCTCATCACTTATTGAAAAATCATCCGGCGATTGATCGCGTGCTGACGACAGCAGAAGTAGATCTTTTGCAATTGTCAGCTTTAGAATTCGAAGTGGCCTTAGTGATCGATAAATCGTTAAAAGCAGTCGGTATTGTGAAGCGTACAACGGTTGATCAAATTTTTGGCTTTACGGTCAATGTTAAAAACGGCGCCATCATTCCTGCAACAGAAGCTGCGAATGAATTGTGGCAATTAGGTTTAGACGACAATCAGAAGTTCTTTGTGAATCAAAAACCAGAAACGCAATTGATGATCGAAGCTTTAGAGCTGGGCGAGTATCAACGTGACGATTACTGGTTGCCTCTGACATATCAAGAGGAACTTCAGGCCGGGGAGCGTCGGGCTTCGTGGTTACAAGGTAAGTCCTATATTATCGGTGTTAACACCGGTTGCAGTCATGTGATTGCTCACAAAAAACTGACTGTGGCTTATCAAAGAAAAATGATTCAGGAATTGCAGCAACGTTTTTCAGACGCCCAAATTGTTTTGCTGGGTGGTCCCGAAGATACGGAACGCAACCAACAAATTGCTGAAGGTCTTTCGGTTATTTCCAGCGCAACAACTTCAGGCTTGCGTGATGGTCTTGTCAGCGTCGCTTGTTGTGACATTGTAATTACTGGCGACAGTCTTGGTATGCACATGGCCATTGCACAGAAAAAACAGGTGATCGCATGGTTTGGTCCAACCTGTGCTCACGAGATCGACATCTTTGATCGCGGATCTAAGATTTTAACGCAAAGTCCGTGTGCTCCGTGCTGGAAGAGAACTTGTGAAAAAGACATAATGTGTTACGATCAGGTTCGTCTTGGAGATATCATTGATGCCGTTAAATCTAGTCGTGCAAACTGCCTTTCTAGGGGATCTACTTCTGTCGATTCCGCTATTGAAGCGTTGTAA
- a CDS encoding glycosyltransferase family 9 protein: MPLNLVVQTAFLGDLLLSIPLLKRCKELWPDHKLALVCRKGMGDFFIKTGVVDQVFEIQKGNKDTYKKILEQLKTQEVDYLISPHQSMRTTLFCRQIKAKHKIGYKNFWSWLAFDSKIERDSQLPDSLRQISLLKDVDPRLKEQLADYKNKETPYRPDKHGHLSAPPKWGSMSLRKTVLNDELFQALKTKYQLHGFEDSKAVLIFPGSVWATKRWTTDGFIKVGQSLQQQGYQVYVMGGPGEEALAEQVAEEIAGSVSLAGKTQIFESAQLIGRAALLVGNDSASTHLASVCETPLIAVFGPTILEFGYRPWSAETYIVQNSELACRPCGKHGHKVCPIKTHVCMKSVSPDEVLKTAGFILRPSNP, from the coding sequence ATGCCGTTAAATCTAGTCGTGCAAACTGCCTTTCTAGGGGATCTACTTCTGTCGATTCCGCTATTGAAGCGTTGTAAAGAGCTATGGCCTGACCATAAGCTTGCACTGGTTTGTCGCAAGGGCATGGGCGATTTTTTCATCAAGACGGGCGTTGTCGATCAAGTTTTTGAAATTCAAAAAGGCAACAAAGACACTTATAAAAAAATTCTCGAACAATTGAAAACGCAAGAAGTGGATTATTTGATTTCTCCACATCAATCTATGCGCACGACATTGTTCTGTCGTCAGATCAAAGCCAAACACAAAATCGGTTATAAGAATTTTTGGTCATGGCTTGCATTTGATTCTAAGATTGAACGCGATTCACAGTTGCCAGATTCACTTCGTCAAATCAGTTTATTGAAAGACGTCGATCCACGTTTGAAAGAACAACTGGCAGATTATAAAAATAAAGAGACTCCGTATCGTCCGGATAAACACGGCCACTTGTCAGCTCCACCCAAATGGGGTTCGATGAGTTTACGCAAAACCGTTTTGAACGATGAGCTTTTCCAAGCACTCAAAACAAAATACCAACTGCATGGATTTGAAGACAGTAAAGCTGTCCTTATCTTTCCCGGCAGTGTGTGGGCGACAAAACGTTGGACGACAGATGGTTTCATCAAGGTTGGCCAAAGCTTGCAGCAACAAGGCTATCAAGTTTACGTGATGGGCGGACCTGGAGAAGAAGCTTTGGCAGAACAAGTTGCGGAAGAAATCGCAGGTTCTGTTTCTTTAGCAGGGAAGACACAGATTTTTGAATCGGCACAGTTGATTGGTCGCGCGGCTTTGCTTGTCGGTAACGACAGTGCTTCAACACATTTAGCAAGTGTGTGTGAAACCCCGCTGATTGCGGTGTTTGGTCCTACGATTTTGGAATTTGGTTATCGTCCGTGGTCTGCAGAAACGTATATTGTGCAGAATTCAGAATTGGCGTGCCGTCCTTGTGGAAAGCACGGCCATAAAGTGTGTCCGATTAAAACCCACGTCTGTATGAAATCAGTTTCACCAGACGAGGTTTTAAAAACAGCGGGCTTTATTCTTCGCCCGAGTAATCCTTAA
- a CDS encoding sigma-54 dependent transcriptional regulator: protein MINKLHTLIVDDEAELRRSVISILQSAMPEIEFSIEEASNGKEALEKVKAHTWDLVLMDVKMPEMNGLEALTAIKEHDPRTFVVLMTAHSNLHDAVQAIKEGAYDYVEKPVKPELLTEIVRKSLEARDLVSSLALSNPVFDDDIESEFVGGNQKMKEVFNLIYRLCKVDTTVLIRGENGTGKELVARAIHFNSPRKSGNFVAINCGAIPESLMESELFGHEKGAFTGAVERKIGKFQIANNGTLFLDEIGELRPDMQVKLLRVLQEKKFTPVGGNREVKTTTRIIAATNRNLEKMMADGTFREDLFYRLNVMPIFLPNLRDRLDDIEALAQHFIKKFSRQHARTISGITPEALDMLKSYRWPGNIRELENVVERAFIVENSNQITVDSLPESIRLAPKDSAEKTASVGYSGPLDFDAFKEEMEKEFIVSALKANQGRINQTVAQANIPKNTLLRKIRKYGINVKDYSGEE, encoded by the coding sequence ATGATTAATAAACTTCATACTCTTATCGTGGATGACGAAGCTGAACTACGCCGTTCGGTGATTTCGATTCTTCAATCAGCAATGCCTGAAATCGAATTTTCGATTGAAGAAGCCTCTAACGGCAAAGAAGCTTTAGAAAAAGTAAAAGCACACACCTGGGACCTGGTCTTGATGGACGTCAAGATGCCAGAGATGAATGGTCTTGAAGCTTTAACGGCTATCAAAGAACACGATCCACGCACATTTGTCGTTTTGATGACGGCGCATTCAAATCTTCATGACGCCGTTCAAGCGATCAAAGAAGGCGCTTACGATTACGTTGAAAAACCAGTGAAACCAGAACTTTTGACAGAGATCGTTCGCAAAAGTTTGGAAGCTCGCGACTTGGTTTCCTCTTTAGCACTTTCCAATCCGGTTTTTGATGACGACATCGAGTCTGAATTTGTTGGTGGCAATCAGAAGATGAAAGAAGTCTTCAACTTGATCTATCGTCTGTGCAAAGTCGATACGACAGTTCTTATTCGTGGAGAGAATGGTACGGGTAAAGAGTTGGTGGCGCGAGCAATCCACTTCAACTCGCCTCGCAAATCGGGCAACTTTGTCGCGATCAATTGCGGTGCAATTCCTGAAAGCTTGATGGAATCAGAACTTTTTGGTCACGAAAAAGGTGCGTTCACAGGTGCCGTTGAAAGAAAGATTGGTAAATTCCAAATCGCGAACAACGGAACGTTGTTCTTAGATGAAATCGGTGAACTTCGCCCCGATATGCAAGTTAAGTTGTTACGTGTGTTGCAAGAAAAGAAATTCACTCCTGTTGGTGGCAACCGTGAAGTGAAAACAACAACGCGTATTATCGCAGCGACAAATCGTAACTTAGAAAAAATGATGGCTGATGGCACGTTCCGCGAAGACTTGTTCTATCGTTTGAATGTCATGCCGATTTTCTTGCCGAACTTGCGTGATCGCCTGGATGATATCGAAGCCTTGGCGCAACATTTTATCAAAAAATTCTCGCGCCAACACGCGCGCACCATTTCAGGAATTACGCCTGAAGCTTTGGATATGTTGAAGTCTTATCGCTGGCCGGGAAATATTCGTGAACTTGAAAACGTTGTGGAACGTGCGTTCATCGTTGAAAACTCAAACCAGATCACAGTGGATTCTTTGCCAGAGTCTATTCGTTTAGCACCAAAAGACAGTGCTGAAAAAACTGCGAGCGTTGGTTATTCAGGTCCACTTGATTTCGATGCCTTCAAAGAAGAGATGGAAAAAGAGTTCATCGTGAGCGCATTAAAAGCAAATCAAGGCCGCATCAATCAAACGGTTGCGCAAGCAAACATTCCAAAGAACACGTTGCTTCGTAAAATCCGTAAATACGGAATCAATGTTAAGGATTACTCGGGCGAAGAATAA
- a CDS encoding ATP-binding protein → MLRRVQTGKFQELIYRSEVLLRFFSRRRGFWLRYLLCWVIGCVTLASDEINSYDQRFQLRGDQKVSSQIVMITIKQSDISNIYDARTNSLGNISEATDITDSFFWDQKTWTTLLQRLLKQNPKSIGVVLYFGDNIGAVRMSAEDHKIFDDPRIVWASTTNNLERVLTPVFANSEKTNLGNNEIRRDEDGIVRRVFPSRSDMPHLVEKITGKSFPTTLAGLPINYRGNSGVFAQYSLSEILYDELPANTFTNKIILIGAETSSAPVYSTPVGTLSRTEIMAQITDTVIGNKWIKRLTFWWYAIGFAVLMWVAVFIITTYPQSVALFFIIWIATLLAALSAWVFDSFYFWSPAFSPFVLLTATWTIFIGYQATKIEKQNFALQQEQQYLAELEQLKNNFVSLISHDLKTPIAKIQAIVDRLMTQHQEAELNTDLRSLRTYSDELNRYIQSILKVLRVESRDFKVNVDVADINEVIEEALQTLRPLAREKDIQVHTALEPMFSLEFDSTLIKEVIINLVENAIKYTPRSGSIEVISHENDDYVHVVVKDTGEGIKPEDMDKVWGKFTRGSDQDLKTKGTGLGLYLVKYFIELHGGKVTMESKVGVGTTVTFTLPLESETESEVIA, encoded by the coding sequence ATGTTGCGACGCGTGCAAACCGGAAAGTTTCAAGAGCTCATCTACCGTAGCGAAGTCCTGCTTCGTTTCTTTTCTCGCCGCCGAGGTTTTTGGCTGCGTTACCTGCTGTGTTGGGTGATCGGTTGCGTGACCTTGGCATCGGACGAGATCAATTCGTACGACCAACGCTTTCAATTGCGCGGAGATCAAAAGGTCAGTTCACAAATCGTGATGATCACGATCAAACAATCTGACATTTCAAACATCTATGATGCCCGTACAAATTCTTTGGGCAACATCAGCGAAGCCACTGACATCACGGACAGCTTCTTTTGGGACCAAAAGACCTGGACCACGTTGTTACAACGTTTGTTAAAACAAAATCCAAAATCCATCGGTGTGGTTTTGTATTTTGGCGATAACATCGGCGCCGTTCGCATGTCGGCAGAAGATCATAAAATCTTTGATGATCCACGCATCGTGTGGGCTTCAACGACAAACAACTTAGAGCGAGTCTTAACACCGGTCTTTGCAAATTCTGAAAAAACGAATTTAGGAAACAATGAAATTCGTCGTGACGAGGACGGCATTGTTCGTCGTGTGTTCCCGTCCCGGTCCGACATGCCTCACTTGGTAGAGAAAATCACCGGCAAGTCCTTCCCGACAACTTTAGCAGGACTGCCAATTAACTATCGCGGTAACAGCGGCGTGTTCGCGCAGTATTCGTTAAGCGAAATTCTTTACGATGAACTTCCGGCTAATACCTTCACGAACAAAATTATTTTGATCGGAGCCGAGACTTCTTCCGCACCCGTGTATTCGACACCGGTTGGAACTTTGTCACGTACAGAGATCATGGCACAAATCACTGACACCGTGATCGGCAACAAGTGGATTAAGCGTCTGACCTTCTGGTGGTACGCAATTGGCTTTGCGGTTTTGATGTGGGTTGCGGTGTTCATCATTACCACTTATCCGCAATCAGTCGCTTTGTTCTTCATTATCTGGATTGCGACGTTGCTTGCGGCATTATCCGCGTGGGTGTTCGACAGTTTCTATTTCTGGTCACCGGCGTTTTCACCATTCGTACTTTTGACGGCGACCTGGACGATTTTCATCGGTTATCAGGCGACGAAGATTGAGAAACAAAACTTTGCCCTTCAACAAGAACAACAGTACTTGGCAGAGCTTGAACAACTTAAGAATAATTTCGTAAGTCTTATTTCCCATGACTTAAAAACTCCGATTGCGAAAATTCAAGCGATCGTGGACCGCTTGATGACTCAACATCAAGAGGCTGAACTGAATACCGATTTGCGTTCTTTAAGAACTTACAGCGATGAACTAAACCGCTATATCCAATCGATCTTAAAAGTTCTGCGAGTTGAGTCGCGTGACTTTAAAGTGAATGTTGATGTGGCCGACATCAACGAAGTGATTGAAGAAGCGCTACAAACATTACGCCCGTTAGCGCGCGAAAAGGATATTCAAGTCCATACGGCTTTAGAGCCTATGTTTTCTTTGGAATTCGATAGCACGTTGATTAAGGAAGTTATTATTAACTTGGTCGAAAATGCGATCAAGTACACTCCGCGTAGTGGCAGCATTGAAGTGATTTCGCACGAAAATGACGACTATGTGCATGTCGTAGTGAAAGATACCGGCGAAGGTATCAAACCTGAAGACATGGACAAGGTTTGGGGCAAGTTCACTCGCGGTAGTGACCAGGATTTAAAAACAAAAGGTACGGGCTTGGGCTTGTACTTAGTTAAATATTTTATTGAACTTCATGGTGGTAAAGTCACTATGGAAAGTAAAGTGGGTGTCGGCACGACTGTGACATTCACTTTACCGTTGGAATCTGAAACTGAATCAGAGGTGATCGCATGA
- a CDS encoding bifunctional riboflavin kinase/FAD synthetase, with amino-acid sequence MQILNGVKQLNSPLTASVVTIGNFDGVHLGHQQLIENVGREAQYFGVPSVVYTFHPHPVKVLHPERATERLFDLRDQQEQFEKRGIDMVIIEEFTKDFAKVTPQEFLDNYILKNLHPKTLVVGHDFTFGADRAGNIPFLEKYCADKGIRLIIIPPFQLNSQVVSSTKIREALKEGNVEKANELLGRTYYLRGHVEKGFQRGRTIGVPTANVHPDIEFVPRKGVYFTYTKIGGHMHPSITNIGINPTFHEDKKSPIKIESHIFDFDAQLYGVEVEVFLMRFERDEKKFNGIDELKTQIMNDMQAARRYFDEHKKDS; translated from the coding sequence ATGCAGATCTTAAACGGTGTGAAACAGCTCAACTCTCCATTAACGGCTTCCGTGGTCACCATTGGTAATTTCGATGGGGTCCACCTAGGGCATCAGCAGCTTATCGAGAACGTGGGGAGGGAGGCGCAGTACTTCGGAGTTCCCTCTGTCGTCTATACATTTCATCCACACCCCGTGAAGGTTTTGCATCCTGAAAGAGCTACCGAACGTCTTTTTGACCTGCGCGACCAGCAAGAGCAGTTTGAAAAAAGAGGCATCGACATGGTGATTATCGAGGAGTTCACGAAGGATTTCGCGAAGGTCACCCCCCAGGAATTCCTAGATAATTATATTCTGAAAAACCTGCATCCTAAGACTTTGGTTGTCGGTCATGATTTTACTTTCGGTGCTGATCGCGCAGGCAACATTCCATTCTTGGAAAAATATTGTGCTGATAAAGGCATCCGCTTGATTATCATTCCGCCATTTCAGTTGAACTCACAAGTCGTGTCATCGACAAAGATTCGTGAAGCCCTTAAAGAGGGCAACGTTGAAAAGGCCAATGAACTTTTAGGTCGCACTTACTATTTGCGTGGTCATGTTGAAAAAGGTTTCCAACGTGGTCGCACGATCGGTGTGCCGACAGCGAACGTACATCCTGATATCGAATTTGTTCCCCGCAAAGGTGTGTATTTTACGTACACGAAAATTGGCGGGCACATGCATCCGTCAATCACGAACATCGGTATCAATCCGACATTCCATGAAGATAAAAAATCGCCCATCAAAATTGAAAGTCATATTTTTGATTTTGATGCGCAACTTTATGGCGTTGAAGTGGAAGTTTTCTTGATGCGCTTTGAACGTGATGAAAAGAAATTCAACGGCATCGATGAATTAAAAACGCAAATCATGAACGACATGCAAGCAGCACGCAGGTATTTTGATGAGCACAAAAAAGATTCTTGA